One window of Akkermansia biwaensis genomic DNA carries:
- a CDS encoding ABC transporter permease, protein MPLTLLGVTFLVFCITRFVPGGPIEQMMQQQSMSALSGQKAGSQRGDNNLSEADMERLEEQYSLQEPIVTAYLQWLGVLPKKISISREEFGIITGEEPADREDEYAGISDTHTKINLNETGEQVVVVRPDKDSKEVKDAFFSGTPSRKAATEGWTVEVESPMDRAERWARRMRQTGNEGAIQDKAKGYAWRAVMYKTSFDGLLQGTMGNSFKYNEPVWDMIKERIPVSLYFGILSAIITYSVCIPLGIVKAIRHKSVVDNISSVLIFLGYSVPGFALGAVLVVYLGARLEWFPLCGLTSADFADMGFWEQAADLLHHTVLPLICYVVSSFAITTMMMKNNLMDNLSSDYVRTAMAKGVSFKGAVIKHAFRNSFIPIASTLGSLISLIVAGSMLVEKVFDIQGFGMLSYQALMDKDYALIMGTLLLTSFLMVLGNLLSDIIVAAVDPRIKFE, encoded by the coding sequence ATGCCCCTGACGCTCCTGGGGGTCACCTTCCTCGTCTTTTGCATAACCCGCTTTGTTCCGGGAGGTCCCATTGAACAAATGATGCAGCAGCAGAGCATGAGCGCCCTGTCCGGTCAGAAGGCGGGCTCCCAGCGCGGGGACAACAACCTGAGCGAGGCCGACATGGAGCGGCTGGAAGAGCAGTACAGCCTTCAGGAACCCATCGTCACGGCCTATCTTCAATGGTTGGGCGTGCTGCCCAAGAAGATTTCCATTTCCCGTGAGGAATTCGGGATTATTACCGGTGAGGAGCCGGCAGACAGGGAGGACGAATATGCCGGCATTTCCGACACCCACACCAAAATCAATCTGAACGAGACGGGAGAACAGGTCGTCGTCGTGCGGCCGGACAAGGATTCCAAGGAAGTCAAGGACGCCTTCTTTTCCGGGACGCCTTCCCGGAAAGCGGCTACGGAAGGATGGACGGTGGAGGTGGAATCCCCAATGGACCGCGCCGAACGCTGGGCCAGGCGCATGCGGCAGACGGGAAATGAGGGGGCCATTCAGGACAAGGCGAAAGGCTATGCCTGGCGGGCCGTGATGTACAAGACAAGCTTTGACGGCCTGCTCCAGGGCACCATGGGCAACTCCTTCAAATACAATGAACCGGTATGGGACATGATCAAGGAGCGCATTCCTGTCTCCCTGTACTTCGGCATCCTGAGCGCCATCATCACGTATTCCGTGTGCATTCCCCTGGGCATTGTGAAGGCCATACGGCACAAGAGCGTGGTGGACAACATTTCCTCCGTGCTGATCTTCCTGGGGTATTCCGTTCCCGGCTTTGCGCTGGGCGCCGTGCTCGTGGTGTACCTGGGCGCGCGCCTGGAATGGTTCCCGCTGTGCGGCCTTACCTCCGCGGACTTTGCGGACATGGGATTCTGGGAACAGGCGGCCGACCTGCTGCACCATACCGTGTTGCCCCTGATCTGCTACGTGGTCAGCTCCTTCGCCATCACTACGATGATGATGAAGAACAACCTGATGGACAACCTTTCCTCCGACTACGTCCGGACAGCCATGGCCAAAGGCGTGAGCTTCAAGGGGGCCGTGATCAAGCACGCCTTCCGCAACTCCTTCATTCCCATTGCTTCCACGCTCGGTAGCCTGATCAGCCTGATTGTGGCCGGCTCCATGTTGGTGGAAAAGGTGTTCGACATCCAGGGCTTCGGCATGCTGAGCTACCAGGCCCTGATGGACAAGGACTACGCCCTGATCATGGGCACGCTGCTGCTCACCTCCTTCCTGATGGTGCTGGGCAACCTGCTTTCCGACATCATCGTGGCCGCCGTAGACCCGCGCATCAAATTTGAATAA
- a CDS encoding metallophosphoesterase family protein, whose product MSRIALISDIHANLPALEAVMKDIEQLQCDAVYCLGDIVGYNANPSECLEFIRSRQIPTVRGNHDEEAIGEDNPAGMNPVAYSALMWTRQQLSDEQKKWLRRAPFQRILPNEIVLVHATQDKPNSWAYVTNVDTATHSINMLRDNQFLCFNGHTHVPRTFIRHEGSIQEYESGDIQLLKTNKYLINVGSVGQPRDGDPRAAYGILDTDGMVYYQRRVEYDVEEAQRRILAAGLPDMLARRLGEGI is encoded by the coding sequence ATGAGTAGAATAGCCCTGATCAGTGACATCCATGCCAACCTGCCCGCCCTGGAAGCGGTGATGAAGGATATAGAACAGCTGCAATGCGATGCCGTTTACTGCCTGGGTGATATTGTGGGCTACAACGCCAATCCTTCCGAATGCCTTGAATTCATCCGTTCCCGACAGATTCCCACCGTTCGCGGCAACCACGACGAGGAAGCGATCGGGGAAGACAACCCGGCAGGCATGAATCCCGTGGCGTACAGCGCCTTGATGTGGACGCGCCAGCAGCTTTCCGACGAGCAGAAGAAATGGCTGCGCCGCGCTCCCTTCCAGCGCATTCTTCCCAATGAAATCGTGCTGGTGCACGCCACGCAGGACAAGCCCAACTCCTGGGCATACGTCACAAATGTGGACACGGCTACGCACAGCATCAACATGCTGCGGGACAACCAGTTCCTCTGCTTCAACGGCCACACCCACGTTCCGCGCACCTTCATCCGGCACGAAGGGAGCATCCAGGAGTACGAGTCCGGAGATATCCAGCTCCTCAAAACCAACAAATACCTGATCAATGTAGGTTCCGTAGGACAGCCGCGCGACGGGGACCCCCGCGCAGCCTACGGCATTCTGGATACGGACGGTATGGTTTATTACCAGCGCCGCGTGGAATACGACGTGGAGGAAGCCCAGCGGCGCATTCTGGCGGCCGGACTGCCGGACATGCTGGCGCGCCGACTGGGGGAAGGAATATAG